From a single Deltaproteobacteria bacterium genomic region:
- a CDS encoding leucyl aminopeptidase has translation MNFTHSDESIVKLKTDVLVVGKFKGEKLSGQAKKINEALGGILNQLAVDEEFEGDPGRGVMVNSTFGKIGAKRVLLLGLGDKAKFTSDIVRKSGISAAKKVRNFCSTIAFGSELCDGRGFVSALAEGLMLGVYDFNKYKSESVERTGIDRVVLLSAGIKDKVFDKEVGFAKAVSESTNLARDLVNEPPVYMTPAKLAEAAETIAEEGKLECEIFNLEEIRKRGMGGLMAVSSGSDEEPRFIHLKYEPSRKPKKNLAIVGKGITFDSGGLCLKPADSMRTMKMDMAGAAAVIGVMKAISALKPSVRVHGLIASSENMTGPKAYKPDDVIKAYNGKTIEVINTDAEGRIVLSDALSFAVEQVKADEIVDLATLTGACMVGLGTHTAGLMGNNRKLIDSLKRASEKAGEKIWELPMDDELRTEIKSEVADIKNAGSRWGGAITAAMFLENFVGDTPWAHIDIAGPAYTEKDSSWEPIGGTGFGVRTVINYILGG, from the coding sequence TTGAATTTTACTCACAGTGACGAAAGCATTGTAAAATTGAAAACAGACGTACTTGTCGTCGGGAAATTCAAGGGAGAAAAATTATCCGGTCAAGCAAAGAAAATAAACGAGGCTCTCGGCGGTATTCTGAACCAGTTAGCTGTGGATGAAGAGTTTGAAGGCGATCCGGGCAGGGGTGTGATGGTAAACAGCACTTTCGGAAAAATCGGAGCCAAAAGGGTTCTCCTCCTCGGACTCGGTGATAAAGCGAAATTTACCTCCGATATAGTAAGAAAATCCGGTATATCGGCTGCGAAGAAGGTCAGGAATTTCTGTTCGACTATCGCTTTTGGTTCAGAGTTGTGTGACGGGAGAGGATTTGTGTCGGCACTCGCCGAAGGGCTTATGCTGGGCGTTTACGACTTTAATAAATACAAAAGCGAGAGCGTAGAACGAACCGGGATAGACAGAGTCGTGCTCCTGTCAGCCGGGATAAAGGATAAAGTTTTCGATAAGGAAGTCGGGTTCGCAAAGGCGGTATCGGAGTCGACTAATCTTGCGCGCGATCTTGTAAACGAGCCACCCGTGTATATGACGCCCGCTAAACTCGCGGAAGCGGCGGAAACAATAGCGGAAGAAGGGAAACTGGAATGCGAAATATTTAACCTCGAGGAGATCAGGAAACGAGGGATGGGGGGTCTCATGGCTGTCTCTAGCGGGAGCGATGAAGAGCCCAGGTTTATTCATTTGAAGTACGAGCCGTCTAGAAAGCCGAAAAAAAACCTCGCCATTGTGGGTAAGGGGATTACTTTTGATTCAGGCGGCCTGTGTCTTAAACCTGCCGACAGCATGAGAACGATGAAAATGGATATGGCGGGCGCGGCTGCGGTAATAGGCGTTATGAAGGCCATATCCGCTCTAAAACCCTCCGTGCGGGTTCACGGCCTGATTGCTTCGAGTGAGAACATGACAGGCCCGAAAGCCTACAAGCCCGATGACGTAATAAAGGCGTATAACGGTAAAACGATAGAGGTGATTAATACTGATGCCGAGGGGAGAATTGTTCTCTCCGACGCTCTGTCTTTTGCCGTTGAGCAGGTTAAAGCGGACGAGATTGTGGACCTCGCGACATTGACCGGAGCCTGCATGGTCGGGCTCGGCACTCATACCGCGGGACTCATGGGCAACAACCGGAAGTTGATAGACAGTCTGAAAAGGGCTTCTGAAAAGGCCGGTGAAAAAATCTGGGAGCTTCCGATGGATGATGAGTTGAGGACGGAGATTAAAAGCGAGGTTGCCGACATAAAAAATGCAGGTAGCAGATGGGGGGGCGCTATAACCGCGGCTATGTTTCTTGAAAATTTTGTGGGCGATACCCCCTGGGCGCACATTGATATCGCCGGCCCCGCATATACCGAGAAGGATAGCAGCTGGGAGCCGATAGGCGGCACGGGATTCGGCGTGAGAACTGTAATAAACTATATTCTGGGCGGATGA
- a CDS encoding isoprenylcysteine carboxylmethyltransferase family protein, whose protein sequence is MLFLAIVLLQRIAELLVARRNESKVRKKGAIEYDSKGYLVIVAMHAAFFISLCLEYLLLKKSLNSFWTIFILLFVLAQALRYWSIYSLGEFWNTKILVIPGSPLIRKGPYKYIRHPNYAAVTIEIAVIPLVFSCYFTSALFSMLNLALLHRRIKIEERALSTASAANKDD, encoded by the coding sequence TTGCTCTTTCTAGCAATAGTCCTGTTACAGCGTATAGCCGAACTCCTGGTTGCGAGGAGAAATGAATCTAAAGTAAGAAAAAAGGGTGCAATCGAATACGATAGCAAAGGGTACCTGGTGATCGTAGCGATGCACGCGGCTTTTTTTATCTCCCTCTGCCTGGAGTACTTACTTCTCAAAAAGTCTTTAAATAGTTTTTGGACGATCTTTATATTGCTCTTCGTGCTTGCTCAGGCCTTAAGGTACTGGTCTATCTACAGTTTAGGAGAATTCTGGAACACCAAGATTTTGGTAATTCCCGGCTCGCCGTTAATCAGGAAGGGCCCTTACAAATATATTAGACACCCAAATTATGCCGCCGTTACTATTGAAATAGCGGTAATTCCCCTGGTCTTTTCCTGCTATTTCACTTCTGCACTATTCAGCATGCTCAATCTAGCCTTACTGCATAGAAGGATAAAGATTGAAGAGCGGGCGCTATCAACGGCTTCTGCTGCGAATAAGGACGACTAG
- a CDS encoding M20/M25/M40 family metallo-hydrolase, whose amino-acid sequence MIERERMTEHAMDLIRIDSLSKMEKDVATKLEREMEELGAECLYDFAGEKVNGNVGNLIVRLKGNRSDARPFFLSAHMDTVGPGEGISPRIENGIMKSDGSTILGSDDKSGVAVIVEVLRTLKEKNIPHGDIEVAFTICEEIGLLGAKHIDISRFRSRHGVVLDSSTPSRLVLRCPSAVKLEFNVHGLEAHAGLCPENGISAIQIASEAISKMKLGRIDEITTANIGLIEGGRATNIVPNLVRVVGEARSHNEETLESQVDHMRSCFHETVSTYEVTIHDDLAVEGTTHVAKLIEKIERSYDKMDVPPESLPARLVQAAVKNLGHNIALHTSGGGCDANYFNKMGIECVNLGTGMYELHTVNEYLVLEEFYRSAEIVLESIKLNAYNSE is encoded by the coding sequence ATGATCGAAAGAGAAAGAATGACAGAGCACGCAATGGATCTGATAAGGATAGACAGCCTTTCAAAAATGGAGAAAGACGTCGCAACCAAGCTCGAGCGCGAGATGGAAGAGCTTGGGGCCGAATGCCTTTACGATTTTGCGGGTGAAAAGGTAAACGGAAATGTCGGCAATCTTATCGTAAGATTAAAGGGGAACAGGTCGGACGCACGCCCGTTTTTTCTCTCGGCCCATATGGATACGGTCGGGCCCGGGGAAGGCATAAGCCCGAGAATCGAAAACGGTATCATGAAAAGTGACGGCTCGACAATTCTGGGAAGCGACGACAAAAGCGGAGTAGCGGTAATAGTGGAGGTATTAAGGACGCTAAAGGAAAAAAATATTCCGCACGGAGATATTGAAGTCGCCTTTACAATCTGTGAGGAGATAGGACTGCTCGGAGCAAAGCATATCGATATATCCAGGTTCAGATCAAGACACGGCGTAGTGCTCGACAGCAGCACACCATCCCGTCTGGTGCTCAGATGCCCTTCCGCGGTCAAGCTTGAATTCAATGTACACGGACTCGAAGCCCATGCGGGGCTCTGTCCTGAAAACGGGATCAGCGCGATCCAAATCGCGAGTGAAGCGATATCGAAAATGAAGCTCGGAAGAATAGACGAAATCACAACGGCAAACATAGGGCTCATAGAGGGAGGCAGGGCAACAAATATAGTCCCGAACCTTGTCAGGGTAGTAGGAGAGGCAAGAAGCCATAACGAAGAGACGCTGGAATCCCAGGTAGATCATATGAGGAGCTGCTTTCACGAAACGGTTTCCACATACGAAGTCACAATACACGACGATCTCGCGGTCGAGGGCACAACCCACGTCGCCAAGCTCATAGAAAAGATCGAAAGAAGCTATGACAAAATGGATGTCCCCCCGGAGTCGCTTCCTGCGAGGCTGGTGCAAGCCGCCGTTAAAAACCTCGGTCATAATATCGCGCTTCATACGAGCGGTGGAGGATGCGACGCCAATTACTTCAATAAGATGGGCATAGAATGCGTCAACCTCGGAACCGGCATGTACGAGCTGCATACCGTTAACGAGTATCTAGTATTGGAAGAGTTCTACCGCTCTGCGGAAATAGTTCTCGAATCCATAAAATTGAACGCGTACAATTCCGAGTAG
- a CDS encoding metalloregulator ArsR/SmtB family transcription factor, protein MGCKFKAISDERRRTILNILGKNDASAGEIAGKFNISQPTVSNHLKILKEANLINEKKVKQNRIYSLNRPELLKVIDILQGILHES, encoded by the coding sequence ATGGGTTGTAAATTCAAAGCCATCAGCGATGAACGCAGAAGGACTATTCTCAACATACTCGGAAAGAATGATGCAAGCGCGGGTGAAATAGCGGGCAAATTTAATATATCTCAACCTACTGTATCGAATCATTTGAAAATACTGAAAGAAGCAAATCTGATAAACGAAAAGAAGGTAAAACAAAACCGCATATACTCACTCAACAGGCCCGAACTTCTAAAAGTAATCGACATCCTCCAGGGGATTCTCCACGAGTCATAA
- a CDS encoding DoxX family protein, whose translation MISSLLGTKGDVGAFIARIALGIVILPHGLQKLLGMFGGAGFSGTVDFFVSSGMPAFVAILIIIGESFGALGLILGFLSRIAAFGITLIMLGAIFMVHLPNGFFMNWLGGKAGEGYEYHILAVGLGLIVLIKGGGIWSIDRAIVNN comes from the coding sequence ATGATAAGCTCATTGTTAGGTACAAAAGGTGACGTAGGCGCATTTATAGCAAGGATCGCTTTGGGCATAGTAATACTTCCACACGGACTTCAGAAACTTTTGGGAATGTTCGGAGGGGCCGGGTTTTCCGGAACAGTGGACTTTTTTGTCAGCAGCGGTATGCCTGCTTTTGTCGCAATTTTAATAATTATCGGCGAATCTTTCGGCGCACTCGGCCTGATACTGGGTTTCCTTAGCAGAATCGCCGCATTCGGTATAACCCTGATAATGCTGGGAGCGATATTCATGGTACACCTCCCTAACGGGTTCTTCATGAACTGGCTCGGCGGTAAAGCGGGGGAGGGATATGAATACCATATACTTGCCGTAGGGCTTGGTTTGATTGTATTGATTAAAGGCGGAGGTATTTGGTCGATTGACAGAGCGATAGTCAATAATTAA
- a CDS encoding CbiX/SirB N-terminal domain-containing protein, which yields MNKKALILVDHGSTVSEANDMLVKITDLVRSDIGCGFDIVKHCHMELAEPTISQAFDECVAEGAGHIVVHPYFLAPGRHSTQDIPNMVKAAAGKHNGVTYTVTEPLGVHKKIVEVVLEISRAANQV from the coding sequence ATGAATAAAAAGGCGCTCATATTAGTCGATCATGGAAGCACGGTTAGCGAAGCCAATGATATGCTCGTTAAAATTACAGATCTCGTCAGATCAGACATTGGCTGCGGCTTCGATATAGTCAAACACTGCCATATGGAGCTGGCAGAGCCCACTATCTCTCAAGCTTTTGATGAATGCGTCGCCGAAGGCGCCGGCCACATCGTGGTACACCCGTACTTCCTTGCACCGGGCAGGCACTCTACACAGGATATTCCGAATATGGTAAAGGCGGCAGCGGGGAAGCACAATGGCGTCACTTATACCGTGACGGAGCCCCTGGGAGTACATAAAAAGATTGTAGAAGTTGTATTGGAAATATCCAGGGCCGCAAATCAGGTCTAA
- a CDS encoding HAD family hydrolase, translating into MHKYKAILFDLFDTIINFNFRQLPTVEMNGIRSRTTSKEVYSVFERYYPEISFSGFYPYFIESYHQFQEMKLAEYREFPNRNRFILMLQNMKLTPNEKTDRLADEMVVAHMDGLAQCIEFPEENKRTLEKVKEKGYLTAIVSNFDYAPTAHALIDKYDIGRFFEQIVISEEVGWRKPKDIIFRRALMLLNIEPEDALFVGDNFSADVRGAKAVGIKTVWLNKNRASLQAEPPPDYTIEGLPQLNEILA; encoded by the coding sequence ATGCACAAGTACAAAGCAATATTATTCGACTTGTTTGACACGATTATAAATTTCAACTTCAGACAGCTACCGACGGTAGAAATGAACGGAATACGTTCAAGAACAACCAGCAAAGAGGTCTATTCGGTTTTCGAGAGGTATTATCCGGAAATAAGCTTCAGCGGTTTCTATCCCTACTTCATCGAGAGCTATCATCAGTTTCAGGAGATGAAGCTTGCGGAATACAGAGAGTTTCCCAACCGTAACAGGTTTATATTGATGCTTCAGAATATGAAATTAACTCCGAATGAAAAAACCGACAGGCTGGCAGACGAAATGGTAGTCGCGCATATGGACGGACTCGCGCAGTGTATAGAATTCCCGGAAGAAAACAAACGCACTCTGGAGAAAGTTAAGGAGAAAGGCTACCTTACGGCAATAGTTTCAAACTTCGATTATGCCCCCACCGCTCACGCCCTGATCGATAAGTATGATATAGGGAGATTTTTCGAGCAGATTGTAATATCGGAGGAAGTCGGATGGAGAAAACCAAAAGATATTATATTCAGACGCGCCCTGATGCTTCTAAACATCGAACCGGAAGACGCTCTCTTCGTAGGGGATAATTTCAGTGCCGATGTCAGAGGAGCGAAAGCCGTGGGAATTAAAACGGTCTGGCTGAATAAAAACCGCGCTTCACTACAAGCAGAACCACCGCCCGATTATACGATTGAGGGATTGCCGCAATTGAACGAAATTCTTGCCTGA
- a CDS encoding SDR family NAD(P)-dependent oxidoreductase produces MDKYQTAVIVGVGPGLGSALSRKFAKEGYTVFLISRTPKNLEKIKGVIEEEGGSAVALPCDVTDAKQVETAFKHIVETFGNINILVYNAGDFETQSIIDIEPENFKSSWETNCFGAFLCAKQAIPSMLELSRGTIIFTGATASMRGSAGFARLAVGKFGLRALAQSMARELGPEGIHVAHVIIDGQIASKENNQSQPDREPGSFLSPEAISEQYWQIHIQDKTSWTLELDLRPSVEKF; encoded by the coding sequence ATGGATAAATATCAAACAGCCGTCATCGTAGGAGTAGGCCCGGGACTGGGATCCGCCCTCTCACGCAAATTCGCAAAAGAAGGTTACACGGTATTCCTCATTTCAAGAACTCCTAAAAACCTGGAAAAAATTAAGGGAGTTATCGAAGAAGAAGGAGGCAGTGCAGTAGCCCTACCCTGCGATGTAACAGACGCAAAACAAGTAGAGACCGCCTTCAAGCACATAGTTGAAACTTTCGGTAATATAAACATTCTTGTATACAATGCGGGCGATTTTGAAACCCAGAGCATCATAGATATTGAACCCGAAAATTTTAAAAGCTCATGGGAAACAAACTGCTTCGGCGCGTTTCTATGCGCGAAGCAAGCTATTCCATCCATGCTCGAACTAAGTCGAGGAACTATTATATTCACGGGCGCTACCGCATCCATGCGTGGCAGTGCGGGTTTCGCGCGTCTCGCGGTGGGTAAATTCGGTTTGCGCGCTCTCGCTCAGTCAATGGCAAGGGAGCTGGGCCCTGAGGGAATACATGTAGCGCACGTGATAATAGACGGACAAATCGCAAGCAAGGAAAACAATCAAAGCCAACCGGACAGAGAGCCCGGCAGCTTCCTCTCACCCGAGGCAATATCCGAGCAATACTGGCAGATACATATCCAGGACAAGACTTCCTGGACACTCGAGCTTGACCTACGACCATCTGTTGAGAAATTTTAA
- a CDS encoding L,D-transpeptidase family protein — protein MRNLLPVFTIMLAITGTIISGCVPANQESSVHEIQDPAPDNKEITLNQISSLIGLKINNPQYPGKFIIDSKAIKAHASLPLIYRNRNYQPLWIDENGPRPQAYEMIDVIKDSYREGLNPNSYCLTEIDYELNRIQADKDSGGPVNSESLAELDLLLSNSYLSYAQDVLYGQVTPEQINIELIFGERRIDLSDLLVTAVNQNNVRETINGLFPKYPVYDKLRTALERYRKLAADGGWEPIPQGPKFKKGARGPRVTALKERLLVTGEIDSSALGNDAFDSTLDQAVRKYQERNGLYVDGVVGESTLAALNIPAEERVRQIELTMERWRLLPQSLGTRYILVNIANFHLYAVENNNNALTMRIVVGKPQWNTPIFSEQMTHIVINPYWNIPHSIFRDDIAPKIKSDPDYMTSRNIQAVGLKYQPPEKKEADVNSGDLASIIGNGNATPVEDAGAKAAKEEYISKVLSGNYRLRQNPGPSNPLGRIKFLFPNKHSVYLHDTPNRGYFERAQRNFSHGCIRVEKPVELAEFVLYSDPAWSHEKVRSTINRGKTQTVNLSEPVPVYILYFTAWVDDDGSVNFHEDIYGLDRVLQNALHHSKAKKSEMATNVH, from the coding sequence ATGAGAAATCTACTACCCGTTTTCACAATTATGCTGGCCATTACCGGTACTATTATCTCGGGCTGCGTGCCCGCCAATCAGGAAAGCTCCGTACATGAAATCCAAGACCCGGCGCCTGACAATAAAGAAATTACGCTTAATCAAATAAGCAGTTTAATAGGGCTCAAAATAAATAACCCTCAATACCCGGGGAAATTTATAATAGATTCCAAGGCTATAAAAGCTCATGCATCGCTTCCGTTAATTTACCGGAACCGTAATTACCAGCCATTGTGGATAGATGAAAACGGTCCGCGCCCGCAGGCATACGAAATGATAGATGTCATAAAAGACAGCTACAGAGAAGGATTAAACCCTAACAGTTATTGTCTTACCGAAATCGACTACGAGCTAAACAGGATTCAAGCCGACAAGGACTCCGGCGGCCCTGTCAATAGTGAGTCGCTTGCGGAATTGGACCTCCTGCTTTCGAACTCGTATCTGAGCTATGCCCAAGACGTATTATACGGACAGGTCACACCCGAGCAGATTAATATAGAGCTCATATTCGGAGAAAGGAGAATAGACTTGTCGGACCTTCTTGTAACAGCCGTAAACCAAAATAATGTCAGGGAAACGATCAACGGCCTGTTTCCGAAATATCCCGTTTACGATAAGCTCAGAACGGCGCTTGAAAGATACAGAAAGCTGGCTGCTGACGGCGGCTGGGAGCCCATTCCACAAGGGCCTAAATTTAAAAAAGGCGCGAGAGGTCCTAGGGTAACTGCTCTTAAGGAAAGGCTTCTGGTGACGGGGGAAATAGACAGTTCCGCACTCGGGAACGACGCTTTCGACAGTACGCTCGATCAGGCGGTAAGAAAATATCAGGAGCGAAACGGACTGTATGTGGACGGTGTAGTCGGGGAGTCCACGCTCGCGGCGCTAAATATTCCGGCTGAAGAGCGTGTACGGCAGATTGAGCTCACGATGGAGCGATGGCGGTTACTGCCTCAGAGTCTGGGAACCCGTTATATACTCGTGAACATTGCCAACTTCCACCTGTATGCGGTGGAAAACAACAATAATGCGCTTACGATGCGTATAGTCGTGGGCAAGCCCCAATGGAATACCCCTATTTTCAGTGAACAGATGACGCACATTGTTATAAATCCCTACTGGAATATACCGCACAGTATATTCAGGGATGACATTGCTCCCAAGATCAAATCCGACCCCGATTATATGACCAGCAGAAACATTCAGGCAGTAGGCCTCAAATACCAGCCGCCCGAGAAAAAGGAAGCCGACGTAAATTCAGGGGATCTAGCCTCAATAATCGGTAACGGTAACGCAACCCCTGTGGAAGATGCAGGTGCAAAAGCAGCAAAGGAAGAATATATATCCAAGGTACTTTCGGGTAATTACAGGCTTCGTCAAAATCCCGGCCCTTCAAACCCGCTCGGAAGAATTAAATTCCTCTTCCCCAATAAACACTCGGTTTATTTACACGACACGCCGAACAGGGGTTACTTCGAGAGGGCTCAGAGGAATTTCAGCCACGGCTGCATCCGCGTGGAGAAACCGGTTGAACTGGCGGAGTTCGTACTTTATTCAGACCCGGCCTGGTCACATGAGAAAGTCCGCTCTACCATCAACAGAGGGAAAACGCAAACCGTGAATTTATCTGAACCTGTCCCGGTTTACATACTTTATTTCACGGCATGGGTTGATGACGACGGTTCCGTTAATTTCCACGAGGATATCTATGGACTCGACCGCGTCCTTCAAAACGCCCTTCACCATTCAAAAGCAAAAAAGTCCGAGATGGCTACAAATGTACACTAA
- a CDS encoding metalloregulator ArsR/SmtB family transcription factor, translating into MGCPYKAIADDTRRKILEFLSQGETAAGDIASKFEISKPAISNHLKILKEADIVNERKVRQNRLYSLNSEMIESMKYYLDSLTENEGRTLRAQ; encoded by the coding sequence ATGGGTTGCCCATACAAAGCCATCGCAGATGATACCAGAAGAAAAATTCTGGAATTTTTAAGTCAGGGCGAGACGGCGGCAGGAGATATAGCAAGCAAGTTCGAGATATCCAAACCTGCAATTTCGAACCATCTCAAGATATTGAAAGAGGCCGACATCGTCAACGAGCGTAAGGTCAGACAAAACCGACTTTACTCTCTGAACAGCGAAATGATCGAGAGCATGAAGTATTATCTCGATTCATTAACTGAAAATGAGGGCCGAACTTTGAGAGCTCAGTGA
- a CDS encoding VWA domain-containing protein, whose protein sequence is MAKFKSGFSIRVFLVLVSALIFLGVSESITVLAQTEEEGSGSNILLILDGSGSMAGQIEGKAKMNVAKEVMTDLINDLPDDVSVGLVVYGHRSKGDCDDIEMMAEMGEIDKATLTRKIESISPRGKTPIAKSLEMAGEQLEAMEDLTTVVLVSDGEETCEGDPCALVKSLKEKGINVNVHVVGFNVGEKEKVQLSCIADAGGGRYFTANNADQLKEALSEVREEVVVKKDVPKMNPLPMGGDRKETAVPISAGDYGTDHEIAKGLTEYFAVKLSPGQTLSVGFRTPDTTNPYAGASIYNEEGNLVIKETIIGSPGTLKSVSWSPDSNKDESMLYIGVGNDYDENAIETAYYITIEDNFDIGSATDAGEIFDNAINLEPGKSSGHLSGKRGEDKKDFYAVKMNAGQKVSVKITPESDTGFKLTIFDQDRVIVNSKASANPGAITRISWTAPEDQEVVYILIEPHRFPGESSAIKYDMDVSLD, encoded by the coding sequence ATGGCTAAATTCAAGAGCGGATTCTCGATACGGGTATTTTTGGTGCTAGTTTCAGCCCTCATATTCTTGGGCGTAAGCGAAAGTATTACGGTACTGGCACAAACCGAAGAAGAAGGTTCGGGCTCCAATATATTACTGATTCTGGACGGTTCGGGGAGCATGGCCGGACAGATAGAAGGTAAGGCCAAGATGAATGTTGCGAAAGAGGTCATGACGGATTTGATCAATGATTTGCCCGATGATGTCAGTGTCGGCCTTGTTGTATACGGGCACAGGAGCAAGGGAGATTGTGACGATATTGAGATGATGGCTGAAATGGGGGAGATTGATAAAGCAACCTTAACCCGGAAAATTGAGTCGATAAGCCCGAGGGGAAAAACCCCGATTGCAAAATCTCTTGAGATGGCCGGAGAACAGCTGGAGGCTATGGAGGATCTGACGACTGTGGTCCTTGTCAGCGATGGAGAGGAGACTTGCGAGGGAGACCCGTGCGCCCTGGTAAAATCTTTAAAAGAAAAAGGTATTAACGTTAATGTGCATGTTGTTGGGTTTAACGTGGGAGAAAAAGAGAAAGTCCAGCTCAGCTGTATTGCGGATGCGGGGGGCGGCAGATATTTCACGGCTAATAATGCGGATCAGCTTAAAGAGGCTCTTTCCGAAGTAAGAGAAGAAGTTGTTGTAAAAAAAGATGTGCCGAAGATGAACCCGCTTCCAATGGGCGGTGACAGAAAGGAGACAGCTGTACCGATCTCTGCAGGGGATTACGGGACGGACCATGAGATAGCTAAAGGCCTTACGGAGTACTTTGCGGTTAAATTATCGCCCGGTCAAACCCTGAGTGTCGGATTTCGAACACCGGATACGACGAATCCCTATGCGGGAGCCTCGATTTACAATGAAGAGGGTAATCTCGTTATTAAAGAAACGATCATAGGCAGTCCCGGGACGCTTAAGTCTGTCAGCTGGAGCCCCGATTCAAACAAAGACGAAAGTATGCTCTACATCGGGGTAGGCAACGATTACGACGAGAATGCTATTGAGACGGCCTATTACATTACAATTGAAGATAACTTCGATATTGGCAGCGCGACAGACGCCGGGGAGATATTCGACAATGCGATTAATCTCGAGCCGGGGAAGAGTAGCGGCCACCTGTCCGGGAAACGGGGAGAGGACAAGAAGGATTTCTATGCGGTCAAAATGAATGCCGGACAAAAGGTGAGTGTTAAAATAACGCCTGAATCCGATACGGGATTTAAGCTGACTATCTTCGATCAGGACCGTGTAATTGTCAATAGCAAAGCTTCGGCCAATCCCGGAGCGATAACGCGGATTTCATGGACTGCGCCGGAGGATCAGGAAGTCGTATATATACTGATCGAGCCCCATAGATTCCCGGGTGAATCCTCGGCCATCAAGTATGATATGGATGTATCGCTCGACTGA
- a CDS encoding 3-oxoacyl-[acyl-carrier-protein] synthase III C-terminal domain-containing protein — protein MSKIISVGTAQVPFEFDQNEVKNFARALFSKNGDNIERILGVFDNSMIDSRRFVHPREWFESDKNFKERSESYLSNSISLSKSAINDCLNGYNGDIGDFDHIIFVSSTGLACPSIDALLVNELRLDTHVKRTPIWGLGCAGGAAGLSRALEYTKAYPESAVMLVALEICSLAFHGEDYSKSNIVSLALFSDGAAAVIVAGKENKLYESSKLKLIESLSTTYYNSLDVMGWEILSDGFKAIFSKDIPSIVRDKVRSNIEELLTDYSLSVSDLKHYVVHPGGPKVLNEYESSLGLKEGTFRHARKVLREHGNMSSPTVLYVLKEFLQEQNYSEEDYGIISALGPGFSSELILFTIE, from the coding sequence ATGTCAAAAATAATTTCTGTTGGAACAGCGCAAGTGCCCTTTGAGTTCGACCAAAACGAAGTGAAAAATTTTGCTCGAGCGCTTTTCTCTAAAAACGGGGACAACATCGAGAGGATTCTCGGGGTATTCGACAATTCGATGATAGATTCCCGGAGATTCGTCCATCCCCGGGAGTGGTTTGAAAGCGACAAAAATTTTAAGGAAAGGTCCGAGTCATATCTGAGCAACTCTATATCTTTGTCAAAATCCGCTATAAATGACTGCCTTAACGGATATAACGGAGATATTGGCGATTTCGATCATATTATTTTTGTTTCCAGCACCGGACTCGCATGCCCTTCTATAGATGCCTTGCTGGTGAATGAGTTAAGGCTCGACACACATGTGAAGCGAACGCCGATATGGGGGCTTGGCTGCGCAGGGGGGGCTGCTGGACTTAGCCGGGCGCTGGAGTACACGAAAGCCTATCCCGAAAGCGCCGTCATGCTTGTAGCTCTTGAAATATGCAGTCTGGCTTTCCACGGAGAAGATTACTCCAAAAGCAATATAGTCTCACTCGCTTTATTTTCCGACGGAGCCGCAGCCGTAATTGTGGCCGGAAAAGAAAATAAGCTGTACGAATCCTCAAAACTTAAACTTATAGAGTCCCTCTCGACCACCTACTATAATTCGCTCGACGTAATGGGGTGGGAAATATTAAGTGACGGCTTTAAAGCCATATTCAGTAAAGATATTCCCTCCATAGTAAGAGACAAGGTCAGATCCAACATTGAGGAATTGCTAACGGACTACAGTCTGAGCGTTTCGGATCTCAAGCACTACGTTGTTCATCCCGGCGGACCTAAAGTCTTAAATGAATACGAAAGCTCGCTGGGTTTAAAGGAGGGAACGTTCAGGCATGCAAGAAAGGTTCTGAGAGAGCACGGCAACATGTCATCACCTACCGTGCTCTATGTACTAAAAGAATTTTTGCAAGAGCAAAATTATAGTGAAGAAGACTACGGCATCATTTCAGCGCTCGGTCCGGGTTTCAGTTCCGAGCTTATCTTATTTACAATAGAATGA